In the genome of Streptomyces racemochromogenes, one region contains:
- the cobA gene encoding uroporphyrinogen-III C-methyltransferase, with protein sequence MANPAHPAYPVGLRLAGRRVVVIGGGQVAQRRLPALVAAGADVLLVSPSATPSVDVMAATGEIRWERRRYQDGDLEGAWYALIATRDRAANDAASAEAEARRVWCVRADDADAATAWTPATGRVEGVTVAVLSGNDPRRSAAVRDAVVEGLRDGSLSAARPRVPGVALVGGGPGDPDLITVRGRRLLAEADVVIADRLGPRDLLDELPPHVEVIDAAKIPYGRFMAQEAINNALIEHAKAGKAVVRLKGGDPYVFGRGMEELQALAAEGIACTVVPGISSSISVPSAAGIPVTHRGVAHEFTVVSGHVGPDDPRSLVDWAALAKLTGTIVVLMGVDKIGLIAEALVRHGRSADTPVAVVQEGTTATQRRVDATLATVGETVKAQEVRPPAVIVIGDVVRVNAPLTDA encoded by the coding sequence ATGGCAAACCCGGCACACCCCGCCTACCCCGTAGGACTCCGTCTGGCAGGGCGCCGCGTCGTCGTCATCGGCGGCGGGCAGGTCGCCCAGCGCCGGCTGCCCGCGCTCGTCGCGGCAGGGGCCGACGTGCTGCTGGTCTCCCCCTCCGCGACCCCCTCCGTGGACGTGATGGCGGCGACCGGCGAGATCCGCTGGGAGCGGCGCCGCTACCAGGACGGTGACCTCGAAGGTGCCTGGTACGCGCTGATCGCGACCCGGGACCGGGCCGCCAACGACGCCGCCTCCGCCGAGGCCGAGGCCCGCCGCGTCTGGTGCGTGCGCGCCGACGACGCTGATGCCGCCACCGCCTGGACCCCGGCCACCGGCCGGGTGGAGGGCGTAACCGTCGCCGTGCTCAGCGGCAACGACCCGCGCCGCTCCGCCGCCGTGCGCGACGCGGTCGTCGAGGGGCTGCGCGACGGTTCCCTGAGCGCCGCCCGGCCCCGCGTCCCCGGTGTCGCCCTCGTCGGCGGCGGGCCCGGCGACCCGGACCTGATCACCGTGCGCGGCCGGCGCCTGCTCGCCGAGGCCGACGTGGTCATCGCCGACCGGCTCGGCCCCCGCGACCTGCTGGACGAGCTCCCGCCGCACGTCGAGGTCATCGACGCCGCGAAGATCCCGTACGGCCGTTTCATGGCCCAGGAGGCCATCAACAACGCCCTGATCGAGCACGCCAAGGCCGGCAAGGCCGTGGTCCGGCTCAAGGGCGGCGACCCGTACGTCTTCGGCCGCGGCATGGAGGAGCTCCAGGCGCTCGCCGCCGAGGGGATCGCCTGCACCGTCGTGCCCGGCATCTCCAGCTCCATCTCGGTGCCGAGCGCCGCCGGGATCCCCGTCACCCACCGCGGGGTCGCGCACGAGTTCACCGTGGTCAGCGGGCACGTCGGACCGGACGACCCGCGCTCCCTGGTCGACTGGGCGGCCCTCGCCAAGCTCACCGGCACGATCGTCGTCCTCATGGGCGTCGACAAGATCGGCCTGATCGCGGAGGCCCTGGTCCGCCACGGCCGCTCCGCCGACACGCCCGTCGCGGTCGTCCAGGAGGGCACCACCGCCACCCAGCGCCGGGTGGACGCCACCCTCGCCACGGTCGGCGAGACCGTCAAGGCGCAGGAGGTCCGCCCGCCGGCCGTCATCGTCATCGGTGACGTCGTACGCGTCAACGCACCCCTCACCGACGCCTGA
- a CDS encoding GNAT family N-acetyltransferase gives MTTTFPDVTISTDRLVLRPFEEDDVTALAEMMNDEQVTAWTSVPHPYTPAHARAWATALSHAERTEGRGIVLAVTEFLTQRLVGVVHLQNTDWRTRTTEACYVTAPWARGEGYASESVLAVAQWLLRDQRFERLELRTAADNTASQQVAQKIGCISEGVLRNVAIVRTQAADGSWTDTRTDLIVWSLVPEDLDDTDEYDVYESRHARPGPAGRPGHDDGYPLRRRAGAHGYAVGADRR, from the coding sequence ATGACTACCACCTTCCCGGACGTCACCATCAGCACGGACCGGCTGGTGCTGCGCCCCTTCGAGGAGGACGACGTCACCGCGCTCGCCGAGATGATGAACGACGAGCAGGTCACCGCCTGGACCTCCGTACCGCACCCCTACACCCCCGCCCACGCCCGCGCCTGGGCCACCGCCCTCTCCCACGCCGAGCGCACCGAAGGCCGCGGCATCGTCCTCGCCGTCACCGAGTTCCTCACCCAGCGCCTCGTGGGCGTCGTCCACCTCCAGAACACCGACTGGCGTACCCGCACCACCGAAGCCTGCTACGTCACCGCCCCCTGGGCCCGGGGCGAGGGCTACGCCAGCGAATCCGTCCTCGCCGTCGCCCAGTGGCTCCTGCGCGACCAGCGCTTCGAAAGACTCGAACTGCGCACCGCCGCCGACAACACCGCCTCCCAGCAGGTCGCCCAGAAGATCGGCTGCATCAGCGAAGGCGTCCTGCGCAACGTGGCGATAGTGCGCACCCAGGCCGCGGACGGCAGCTGGACCGACACCCGCACCGACCTCATCGTCTGGAGCCTGGTCCCCGAGGACCTCGACGACACCGACGAGTACGACGTGTACGAGAGCCGCCACGCCCGCCCCGGCCCCGCCGGCCGCCCCGGCCACGACGACGGCTACCCCCTGCGCCGCCGCGCCGGCGCACACGGCTACGCCGTCGGCGCCGACCGCCGCTGA
- a CDS encoding serine/threonine-protein kinase encodes MAMMRLRREDPRVVGSFRLHRRLGAGGMGVVYLGSDRRGQRVALKVIRPDLAEDQEFRSRFAREVSAARRIRGGCTARLVAADLDAERPWFATQYVPGPSLHDKVAEEGPLTAAQIAAIGAALSEGLVAVHEAGVVHRDLKPSNILLSPKGPRIIDFGIAWATGASTLTHVGTAVGSPGFLAPEQVRGAAVTPATDVFALGATLAYAATADSPFGHGSSEVMLYRVVHEEPHLAGVPDALAPLVRACLAKDPEERPTTLQLSMRLKEIAAREAQGLGDGRPPAQRARVERPAARPDGRGPGHADRGTERRTGGPTPVARPQGPHSGPQSRPSSPRNPGSTAGRTGGRTGPRTTGTGRRPSRPDPKLLRQRLIVFVVVTLIVALGIALAQKL; translated from the coding sequence ATGGCGATGATGCGGCTCCGGCGCGAGGACCCGCGTGTCGTCGGCTCGTTCAGACTGCACCGGCGGCTCGGTGCCGGCGGCATGGGCGTGGTCTACCTGGGGTCGGACCGGCGCGGCCAGCGCGTGGCCCTCAAGGTGATCCGGCCCGACCTGGCCGAGGACCAGGAGTTCCGCTCCCGGTTCGCCCGCGAGGTGTCCGCGGCCCGGCGGATCCGCGGCGGCTGCACGGCCCGGCTGGTCGCCGCCGACCTGGACGCGGAACGCCCCTGGTTCGCCACCCAGTACGTGCCCGGCCCCTCGCTGCACGACAAGGTCGCCGAGGAAGGGCCCCTGACGGCCGCGCAGATCGCCGCGATCGGTGCCGCGCTCTCCGAGGGCCTGGTCGCCGTGCACGAGGCGGGGGTGGTCCACCGGGACCTGAAGCCCTCGAACATCCTGCTCTCCCCCAAGGGCCCCCGCATCATCGACTTCGGCATCGCCTGGGCGACCGGGGCCAGCACCCTGACCCACGTGGGCACCGCGGTCGGCTCCCCCGGCTTCCTCGCGCCCGAGCAGGTGCGCGGCGCCGCCGTCACCCCGGCCACGGACGTGTTCGCGCTGGGTGCCACGCTCGCCTACGCGGCCACCGCCGACTCGCCCTTCGGACACGGCAGTTCCGAGGTGATGCTGTACCGCGTGGTGCACGAGGAACCGCACCTGGCCGGCGTCCCGGACGCGCTCGCGCCGCTGGTACGGGCCTGCCTGGCCAAGGACCCCGAGGAGCGGCCCACCACGCTCCAGCTGTCGATGCGGCTCAAGGAGATCGCCGCCCGCGAGGCGCAGGGGCTGGGCGACGGACGCCCGCCGGCGCAGCGGGCCCGCGTGGAGCGGCCCGCGGCACGGCCCGACGGCCGGGGCCCGGGCCACGCGGACCGCGGCACGGAGCGGCGTACCGGGGGCCCGACCCCCGTCGCCAGGCCGCAGGGCCCCCACAGCGGGCCCCAGTCGCGGCCCTCCTCGCCCCGCAACCCCGGATCCACCGCCGGGCGCACCGGCGGCCGCACGGGCCCGCGTACGACCGGCACGGGGCGCCGCCCCTCGCGGCCGGACCCGAAGCTGCTGCGGCAGCGGCTGATCGTGTTCGTCGTGGTGACCCTGATCGTGGCCCTGGGCATCGCCCTCGCGCAGAAACTCTGA
- a CDS encoding MetQ/NlpA family ABC transporter substrate-binding protein codes for MRKNTKLTAIAAASAALALGLTACGSSSDPSTAAKTDGGKVDETKPLVIAASPSPHADILNFVKDKLAAKDGLKLEVKEFTDYVLPNTATEQGQVDGNFFQHKPYLDDFNKKNGTHIVPVVNVHLEPLGLYSKKLKALTDLKPGQTVAVPNDTTNEGRALQLLAANKLITLKDGVGTSAKLSDITDKKGLEFKELEAATVPRALNDVDAAVINGNYALEAKLSPAKDALALEKAEGNPYANFLAVKEGKQNDPRIQKLAKLLNTDEVKKFIEEKYQGSVIPAFGTPAA; via the coding sequence GTGCGCAAGAACACCAAGCTCACCGCCATCGCCGCCGCCTCCGCAGCGCTCGCCCTCGGCCTCACCGCCTGCGGCAGCTCCTCGGACCCGTCCACGGCCGCCAAGACCGACGGCGGCAAGGTCGACGAGACCAAGCCCCTGGTCATCGCAGCCTCCCCGAGCCCGCACGCCGACATCCTGAACTTCGTCAAGGACAAGCTCGCGGCCAAGGACGGCCTCAAGCTGGAGGTGAAGGAGTTCACGGACTACGTCCTGCCCAACACCGCCACCGAGCAGGGCCAGGTCGACGGCAACTTCTTCCAGCACAAGCCGTACCTCGACGACTTCAACAAGAAGAACGGCACGCACATCGTGCCCGTCGTGAACGTCCACCTGGAACCCCTCGGCCTCTACTCCAAGAAGCTCAAGGCCCTCACCGACCTCAAGCCCGGCCAGACCGTCGCCGTCCCCAACGACACCACCAACGAGGGCCGCGCGCTCCAGCTGCTCGCCGCCAACAAGCTGATCACCCTCAAGGACGGGGTCGGCACCAGCGCCAAGCTGTCCGACATCACCGACAAGAAGGGCCTGGAGTTCAAGGAGCTGGAGGCCGCCACGGTCCCGCGCGCCCTGAACGACGTCGACGCCGCCGTCATCAACGGCAACTACGCCCTCGAGGCCAAGCTCTCGCCCGCCAAGGACGCCCTGGCCCTGGAGAAGGCCGAGGGCAACCCGTACGCCAACTTCCTCGCGGTCAAGGAAGGCAAGCAGAACGACCCGCGCATCCAGAAGCTCGCCAAGCTCCTGAACACCGACGAGGTCAAGAAGTTCATCGAGGAGAAGTACCAGGGCTCGGTCATCCCGGCCTTCGGCACCCCCGCCGCCTGA
- a CDS encoding TrmH family RNA methyltransferase, with amino-acid sequence MADLITIEDPDDPRLRDYTGLTDVELRRRREPAEGLFIAEGEKVIRRAKDAGYEMRSMLLSAKWVDVMRDVIDELPAPVYAVSPDLAERVTGYHVHRGALASMQRKPLPTAQELLASARRVAVMEAVNDHTNIGAIFRSAAALGMDAVLLSPDCADPLYRRSVKVSMGAVFSVPYARLEAWPKSLDTVREAGFKLLALTPHEKASPIDVAAPQTLDRVALMLGAEGDGLSTQALVAADEWVRIPMAHGVDSLNVGAAAAVAFYAVAGSGRA; translated from the coding sequence GTGGCTGATCTCATCACCATCGAAGACCCCGACGACCCGCGCCTGCGCGACTACACGGGCCTGACCGACGTCGAACTCCGGCGCCGCCGCGAGCCCGCCGAGGGCCTGTTCATCGCCGAGGGCGAGAAGGTCATCCGGCGGGCCAAGGACGCCGGGTACGAGATGCGGTCGATGCTGCTCTCGGCCAAGTGGGTCGACGTCATGCGCGACGTCATCGACGAGCTCCCCGCCCCCGTCTACGCCGTCAGCCCCGACCTCGCCGAGCGGGTCACCGGCTACCACGTGCACCGCGGCGCGCTCGCCTCGATGCAGCGCAAGCCGCTGCCCACGGCGCAGGAGCTGCTGGCGTCGGCGCGCCGGGTGGCCGTCATGGAGGCGGTCAACGACCACACCAACATCGGGGCCATCTTCCGCAGCGCCGCCGCCCTCGGCATGGACGCCGTGCTGCTGTCGCCGGACTGCGCGGACCCGCTGTACCGGCGCTCGGTCAAGGTGTCGATGGGCGCGGTGTTCTCCGTCCCGTACGCCCGCCTGGAGGCATGGCCCAAGAGCCTGGACACGGTGCGGGAGGCGGGCTTCAAGCTCCTCGCCCTCACCCCGCACGAGAAGGCCTCGCCGATCGACGTGGCGGCCCCCCAGACCCTGGACCGGGTCGCGCTGATGCTGGGCGCGGAGGGCGACGGGCTCTCGACGCAGGCGCTGGTCGCCGCCGACGAGTGGGTGCGCATCCCCATGGCGCACGGCGTGGACTCGCTGAACGTGGGCGCGGCCGCGGCCGTCGCCTTCTACGCGGTGGCGGGCAGCGGCCGCGCGTAG
- the cbiE gene encoding precorrin-6y C5,15-methyltransferase (decarboxylating) subunit CbiE, which translates to MADRVTVIGWDGSPLTAAARSALSAATLVAGAAHHLALPEIPPGAERIRLGSLGLAARRIAGHRGTAVVLADGDPGFFGVVRTLRAPEHGLEVEVVPAVSAVAAAFARAGMPWDDAQVVVAHPRTLRRAVNVCRAHTKVAVLTSPGAGPAELALLLEGIHRTFVICEELGTDRERVTVLTSDAAADHSWRDPNVVIVIGGAGHAPTAADPGWLLGRGPGPAPVRGWARPQPAADGPRPGEGESVQLRAAQLARLGPRTGDLLWDIGAGTGALAVDAAAHGAAVIAVDADPRACERVTAAARKRGVQIQVVSGRAPHVLESLPEPDVVRVGGGGPPVIAAVAERRPERIVSHASTRDEAEAIGRTLTEHGYAVECALLQSVGLDPRTWAEQERSVVFLLAGERPVNR; encoded by the coding sequence ATGGCCGACCGGGTCACGGTGATCGGATGGGACGGCTCCCCCCTGACCGCGGCCGCCCGCTCCGCGCTCTCCGCCGCCACCCTCGTGGCCGGAGCCGCCCACCACCTCGCGCTCCCCGAGATCCCGCCCGGCGCGGAACGCATCCGCCTCGGCAGTCTCGGCCTCGCCGCCCGCCGCATCGCCGGCCACCGCGGCACCGCCGTCGTCCTCGCCGACGGCGACCCCGGCTTCTTCGGCGTCGTCCGCACCCTCCGCGCCCCCGAACACGGCCTCGAAGTCGAAGTCGTCCCGGCCGTCTCCGCCGTCGCCGCCGCCTTCGCCCGCGCCGGAATGCCCTGGGACGACGCCCAGGTCGTCGTCGCCCACCCCCGAACCCTGCGCCGCGCCGTCAACGTCTGCCGCGCCCACACCAAGGTCGCCGTCCTCACCTCACCCGGCGCCGGCCCCGCCGAACTCGCCCTGCTCCTCGAAGGGATCCACCGCACCTTCGTCATCTGCGAGGAACTCGGCACCGACCGCGAACGCGTCACCGTCCTCACCTCCGACGCCGCCGCCGACCACAGCTGGCGCGACCCCAACGTCGTCATCGTCATCGGCGGCGCCGGCCACGCCCCCACCGCCGCCGACCCCGGCTGGCTGCTCGGCCGCGGCCCCGGACCCGCCCCCGTACGCGGCTGGGCCCGCCCGCAGCCCGCCGCGGACGGACCCCGGCCCGGTGAAGGGGAGTCCGTCCAGCTGCGCGCCGCCCAGCTCGCCCGGCTCGGACCCCGCACCGGAGACCTCCTCTGGGACATCGGCGCCGGCACCGGAGCCCTCGCCGTGGACGCCGCCGCCCACGGCGCCGCCGTCATCGCCGTCGACGCCGACCCCCGCGCCTGCGAACGCGTAACCGCCGCCGCCCGCAAGCGCGGTGTCCAGATCCAGGTGGTCTCGGGCCGCGCTCCACACGTACTGGAGAGCCTCCCGGAACCCGACGTCGTCCGCGTCGGCGGCGGCGGACCCCCCGTCATCGCCGCCGTCGCCGAACGACGCCCCGAACGCATCGTCAGCCACGCCTCGACGCGCGACGAGGCCGAGGCGATCGGACGCACCCTCACCGAACACGGGTACGCCGTCGAGTGCGCGCTCCTCCAGTCCGTCGGCCTCGACCCCCGGACCTGGGCGGAACAGGAGCGTTCCGTGGTGTTCCTGCTGGCAGGCGAACGCCCCGTGAACCGCTGA
- a CDS encoding methionine ABC transporter permease: MTWSEMQPLLTQGTYDTLYMVLWSTLVTVLGGLPIGILLVLTDKGGLLQNQPLNKVLGVIVNIGRSLPFIILLIFLIPVTTAVVGTFIGPTAMIVPLAIGAVPFFARLVETAVREVDHGLIEAVESMGGGIPTLVGKVLLPQALPSLVAAVTTTVITLVGYSAMAGAVGGEGLGSKAITYGFQRFETGFMFATVAVLIALVTVIQLIGDGVVRVLARRGRTA; the protein is encoded by the coding sequence GTGACCTGGTCCGAGATGCAGCCCCTGCTCACCCAGGGCACGTACGACACCCTCTACATGGTGCTGTGGTCCACCCTGGTGACCGTCCTCGGCGGACTGCCCATCGGCATCCTCCTCGTCCTCACCGACAAGGGCGGCCTCCTGCAGAACCAGCCGCTCAACAAGGTCCTCGGCGTGATCGTGAACATAGGCCGCTCGCTGCCGTTCATCATCCTGCTGATCTTCCTGATCCCGGTCACCACCGCCGTCGTCGGCACCTTCATCGGCCCCACCGCCATGATCGTCCCGCTCGCCATCGGTGCCGTCCCCTTCTTCGCCCGGCTCGTCGAGACCGCCGTCCGCGAGGTCGACCACGGCCTCATCGAGGCCGTCGAGTCCATGGGCGGCGGCATCCCCACCCTCGTCGGCAAGGTCCTGCTCCCGCAGGCCCTGCCCTCCCTGGTCGCCGCCGTCACCACCACCGTGATCACCCTCGTCGGCTACTCCGCCATGGCGGGCGCCGTCGGCGGCGAAGGACTCGGCTCCAAGGCCATCACCTACGGCTTCCAGCGCTTCGAGACCGGCTTCATGTTCGCCACCGTCGCCGTCCTCATCGCCCTCGTCACGGTGATCCAGCTGATCGGCGACGGCGTGGTACGCGTCCTCGCGCGCCGCGGCCGGACCGCCTGA
- the cobT gene encoding nicotinate-nucleotide--dimethylbenzimidazole phosphoribosyltransferase, giving the protein MTDTGQVPGEGHPDNTGMVDQQGSPAQVPQMPPLPPMPPQAPAGYAFQDLVDDPSEAEDEELLLMPSGHGQGSWSDPQVVPPVPSFPGDFPAEPVYTEYPQAPAAGYPEPGPLGFPEPGYPEAFPAPAAPGQPAPGFPEAGYPAPGTFADPAAYSAGAHETGGRDSGSLDLGGLVVPPAAPAAGQVPPAAAVMPPRRPLHMGPPVPDATGGVVRSLADRGPAAAPAPSAATMTPGVQVAPGVQAAGGVQVAPGVQAAGGVQVAPGVQVAADAQVAPGVEAAPDAQAAPGVEAASGVEAASGVAQAVPAEQAAPAEQGVAAEQAAAAEQAAPVVEQGVPATQGVAAEQGVPAAQAEAVVAEAVVGEPVVGEPAVAAEAVEAAGVEADPAEAVPAEAVPAEAVPAEAVAVASEPVAVESAAAEPVVTEPAPEEPAPAEPVVVLAPQVAAAIAAEAAAAEAAAQASEAAAQAPEAEPAAAPGPEYLDLAPAAPQPGEVPPQAGAPWTAEPVAAAPVAADAAAQPAPEAAAEAAPAAEEAPTAPEAPAPAAGAPAEAAPAAAAAPDAPETPAEPAQAAEPDAAPVAVTAVAAEAGPAEAVVQAEAPAEAAAEAGPEPVAEPQPRPVQAAEATEPAPAEAAEAEAAEPAPAGPVGEPAPGYADAEREAVLRVMRERRDIRKGFRTDPIPHEVLLRVLEAAHTAPSVGHSQPWDFVVIRSAETRRTMHELAQKQREAYAKSLPKGRAKQFKELKIEAILDTPVNIVVTADPTRGGRHTLGRHTQPQMAPYSSALAVENLWLAARAEGLGVGWVSFFDEREMVRALGLPEHLEVVAYLCVGYVDEFPEEPELMQAGWSQRRPLAWVVHEETYGRRALPGEAPHDLLSETVASIRPLDAKALGEAWERQKRMTKPAGALGMLEIISAQLSGLSRVCPPPIPEPAAVAIFAGDHGVHAQGVTPWPQEVTTQMVANFLGGGAVCNAFANQVGAEVCVIDVGVAGDLPATPGLLPRKVRPGTDDLSVGPAMSREEAIAAIEVGIETARDLVAAGNKALLTGEMGIANTTVSAALISVFTGVDPAEVTGRGTGINDETHARKVEVVRRALELHQPDPNDPIGVLAAIGGLEHAAIVGLLLGGASLRTPVILDGVSAGAAALVARAIAPEALSACIAGHRSAEPGHVAALNKLGLRPLVDLDLRLGEGTGALLALPLVQSAARAMHEVATFDSAGVTEK; this is encoded by the coding sequence ATGACTGACACCGGCCAGGTCCCGGGCGAGGGTCACCCGGACAACACGGGCATGGTGGATCAGCAGGGCAGTCCCGCGCAGGTCCCCCAGATGCCGCCGCTGCCCCCCATGCCGCCCCAGGCCCCGGCCGGCTACGCCTTCCAGGACCTCGTGGACGACCCGTCCGAGGCCGAGGACGAGGAACTGCTGCTGATGCCGAGCGGCCACGGGCAGGGCTCCTGGAGCGACCCGCAGGTCGTCCCCCCGGTCCCGTCCTTCCCCGGCGACTTCCCGGCGGAACCCGTCTACACCGAGTACCCGCAGGCCCCCGCCGCCGGATACCCCGAGCCCGGCCCACTCGGCTTCCCGGAGCCCGGCTACCCCGAAGCCTTCCCCGCCCCCGCCGCGCCGGGACAGCCCGCACCCGGCTTCCCCGAGGCGGGCTACCCCGCCCCCGGCACCTTCGCCGACCCCGCCGCGTACAGCGCCGGCGCCCACGAGACCGGCGGCCGCGACTCCGGCTCCCTCGACCTCGGCGGCCTCGTGGTCCCGCCCGCGGCCCCCGCCGCCGGGCAGGTCCCGCCCGCGGCCGCCGTGATGCCGCCGCGCCGCCCGCTGCACATGGGCCCGCCCGTGCCCGACGCCACCGGGGGAGTCGTACGCTCCCTCGCCGACCGGGGGCCGGCGGCCGCGCCGGCACCGTCGGCCGCGACGATGACGCCGGGTGTGCAGGTGGCGCCGGGTGTCCAGGCGGCTGGCGGGGTGCAGGTCGCGCCGGGTGTCCAGGCGGCTGGCGGGGTGCAGGTGGCTCCCGGGGTGCAGGTGGCGGCTGACGCGCAGGTGGCGCCCGGTGTGGAGGCGGCGCCTGATGCGCAGGCTGCGCCCGGCGTGGAGGCGGCGTCCGGTGTGGAGGCGGCGTCCGGTGTGGCGCAGGCCGTTCCCGCTGAGCAGGCTGCGCCGGCCGAGCAGGGCGTGGCGGCCGAGCAGGCTGCCGCGGCTGAGCAGGCAGCGCCGGTCGTCGAGCAGGGTGTTCCCGCCACGCAGGGTGTTGCGGCTGAGCAGGGCGTTCCCGCCGCGCAGGCGGAGGCCGTCGTGGCGGAGGCCGTGGTGGGGGAGCCCGTCGTCGGGGAGCCTGCCGTGGCCGCCGAAGCCGTCGAAGCCGCGGGCGTCGAAGCCGATCCCGCCGAAGCCGTGCCCGCCGAAGCCGTGCCCGCCGAAGCCGTGCCCGCCGAAGCCGTGGCCGTCGCGTCGGAGCCCGTCGCCGTGGAGTCCGCTGCCGCGGAGCCCGTGGTCACGGAGCCCGCCCCTGAGGAGCCCGCCCCCGCGGAGCCCGTCGTGGTGCTGGCCCCCCAGGTGGCCGCCGCCATCGCCGCCGAGGCCGCCGCCGCCGAGGCCGCCGCCCAGGCTTCCGAAGCCGCCGCCCAGGCCCCCGAGGCCGAGCCGGCCGCCGCCCCCGGCCCCGAGTACCTCGACCTCGCTCCCGCCGCGCCCCAGCCCGGCGAGGTCCCGCCGCAGGCCGGTGCCCCGTGGACGGCCGAGCCCGTCGCCGCCGCCCCCGTCGCGGCCGACGCCGCCGCCCAGCCCGCGCCGGAGGCCGCTGCCGAGGCCGCTCCCGCCGCCGAAGAGGCCCCGACGGCCCCCGAGGCCCCCGCTCCCGCCGCCGGCGCCCCGGCCGAGGCCGCTCCCGCCGCCGCAGCCGCGCCCGACGCGCCGGAGACCCCGGCCGAGCCCGCGCAGGCCGCCGAGCCCGACGCGGCTCCCGTCGCCGTGACGGCGGTCGCCGCCGAGGCGGGCCCCGCGGAAGCGGTGGTCCAGGCCGAGGCGCCCGCTGAAGCCGCCGCCGAAGCCGGGCCGGAGCCCGTCGCCGAGCCGCAGCCCCGGCCCGTACAGGCCGCCGAGGCCACCGAGCCCGCCCCGGCCGAGGCCGCCGAAGCCGAAGCCGCCGAGCCGGCCCCCGCGGGCCCCGTCGGCGAACCGGCCCCGGGATACGCCGACGCGGAGCGCGAAGCCGTCCTGCGCGTGATGCGCGAGCGCCGCGACATCCGCAAGGGCTTCCGCACCGACCCCATCCCGCACGAGGTGCTGCTCCGCGTCCTGGAGGCGGCCCACACCGCGCCCAGCGTCGGCCACTCGCAGCCCTGGGACTTCGTCGTCATCCGCTCCGCCGAGACCCGCCGGACGATGCACGAGCTCGCCCAGAAGCAGCGCGAGGCCTACGCCAAGTCGCTGCCCAAGGGCCGGGCCAAGCAGTTCAAGGAACTGAAGATCGAGGCCATCCTCGACACCCCGGTGAACATCGTCGTCACCGCCGACCCCACCCGCGGCGGCCGCCACACCCTCGGCCGGCACACCCAGCCGCAGATGGCCCCGTACTCCTCCGCCCTCGCCGTCGAGAACCTCTGGCTCGCCGCACGCGCCGAAGGCCTCGGCGTCGGCTGGGTCAGCTTCTTCGACGAGCGGGAGATGGTCCGCGCGCTGGGGCTCCCCGAGCACCTGGAGGTCGTCGCGTACCTGTGCGTCGGGTACGTCGACGAGTTCCCCGAGGAGCCGGAGCTGATGCAGGCGGGCTGGTCGCAGCGGCGTCCGCTGGCCTGGGTCGTCCACGAGGAGACGTACGGGCGCCGCGCGCTGCCCGGCGAGGCCCCGCACGACCTGCTCTCCGAGACCGTGGCCTCCATCCGGCCGCTCGACGCGAAGGCGCTCGGCGAGGCCTGGGAGCGGCAGAAGCGCATGACGAAGCCGGCGGGCGCGCTCGGCATGCTGGAGATCATCTCCGCGCAGCTGTCCGGCCTGTCGCGGGTCTGCCCGCCGCCGATCCCGGAGCCCGCCGCCGTCGCGATCTTCGCCGGTGACCACGGCGTCCACGCCCAGGGCGTCACCCCGTGGCCCCAGGAGGTCACCACGCAGATGGTGGCCAACTTCCTGGGCGGCGGGGCCGTCTGCAACGCCTTCGCCAACCAGGTCGGCGCCGAGGTCTGCGTCATCGACGTCGGCGTGGCCGGGGACCTCCCCGCCACCCCGGGCCTGCTCCCGCGCAAGGTCCGCCCCGGCACCGACGACCTGTCCGTCGGCCCCGCGATGTCCCGCGAGGAGGCCATCGCGGCCATCGAGGTCGGCATCGAGACCGCGCGCGACCTCGTCGCGGCCGGCAACAAGGCGCTCCTGACGGGCGAGATGGGCATCGCCAACACCACGGTGTCGGCCGCCCTCATCTCCGTCTTCACCGGAGTCGACCCGGCGGAGGTCACCGGACGCGGCACCGGCATCAACGACGAGACGCACGCCCGGAAGGTCGAGGTCGTACGCCGCGCCCTGGAGCTCCACCAGCCCGACCCGAACGACCCGATCGGCGTCCTGGCGGCCATCGGCGGCCTGGAGCACGCCGCGATCGTCGGCCTGCTCCTCGGCGGCGCCTCCCTGCGCACCCCGGTCATCCTGGACGGCGTGAGCGCCGGCGCGGCCGCCCTGGTGGCCCGCGCCATCGCCCCCGAAGCCCTGTCGGCCTGCATCGCGGGCCACCGCAGCGCGGAACCGGGCCACGTGGCCGCCCTCAACAAGCTCGGCCTGCGCCCCCTGGTCGACCTGGACCTCCGCCTCGGCGAAGGCACCGGCGCCCTCCTGGCCCTCCCCCTGGTCCAGAGCGCGGCCCGCGCGATGCACGAGGTGGCCACGTTCGACTCGGCGGGCGTGACGGAGAAGTAG